A genomic segment from Xiphophorus maculatus strain JP 163 A chromosome 6, X_maculatus-5.0-male, whole genome shotgun sequence encodes:
- the pecr gene encoding peroxisomal trans-2-enoyl-CoA reductase isoform X6 — protein MDEFQKLDVKIPNSVLVEGISDEDGKEEVFDFLKQYGKITKTEIISEADSEFEGQFVVEFSSGTAVAELRSILPYSFKSSEKSDTFFISELAVVYAEHVSQSKTHSYLFELQKLAKLSGMDFAEVLKSTMTQIGQSVAELHSAAKMEDPDEKSEVMAAAADPTMKEEPTLSTATDPTVSRQRLEQQPTSRQRPSLHDDDIQPPEVQRYVVEHIMKTEESAYHLQRLRVFSGRLPRPAHEADYETWHSGVDLLLKDPSVSELQRSRRIVESLLPPAADMLKHLSSDTPPTVYLNILDSAYGTVQDGEELFAKFMDTFQDAGEKPSSYLQRLQVEGAAGQSVPYLGYVELVITFPEDFIGVNTEVPTLALVVPDTSPDRPSNVLIGMNTLEPLYEQHLSSNHVQFQSMAQGYRAVLKLLQLRHQQNQLGNAGTVRLLSTTPVLISPGQTIVLEGSVKNASPSANKWAIVEHPSSPLPGGLCVQSCLITLPQHPPYKVPVIMKNESEQEVFISPLTIIADIGSAPTVLSQQITSQTSQRTILEFNFGDSPIPPEWKEHIINKMNSMPEVFSHHDMDFGCTDAVKHTIKLNDETPFKHRARPIHPQDLEAVREHLRDLFGAGIIRESKSPFSSPIVVVRKRNGSVRLCIDYRKLNLQTIKDAYALPNLEESFCALTGSKWFTVLDLKSGYYQIEMAEEDKAKTAFVTPLGFWEWNRMPQGITNAPSTFQRLMERCMGDLHLKEVLVFLDDIIIFSATLEEHEERLLRVLSRLKQFGLKLSPEKSKLDATGHRWLAALSTYSFQLQYRAGKQNLDADALSRRSHEDISSDQHCRERELIQHLTSQLGNGKNTHDISPEIVDAICQSCIIRTQNQTELSRSVALVESLSVSVNSIPDGFSNEELHGLPLIPSLSQVDLQEQQQADPAIREVIHQLETGEKVLPSVREELSDLPLLLREWNRLELVDGILYRRRHDGDKLIYQLILPPKLRPTVLKSLHHDMGHMGIERTIDLVRQRFFWPKMTLEVETFVRTCGRCIRRKAQIERAAPLINIQTSRPLELLCMDFLTIEPDSSNTKDILVLTDHFTKFAVAIPTPNQKAKTVAKYLWNEFMVYYGIPERIHSDQGTDFESKLIKELCEVVGMKKSRTTPYHPRGNPVERFNRTLLNMLGTLEMKQKSKWREYVKPLVHAYNCTRNVVTGFTPYELMFGRCPRLPVDLAFGLPVREQSSISHSEYVKNLQSSLKESYKLASENALKSAAKNKTRFDQKITPCSLEIGDRVLVRNIRLRGKHKLADRWEPGVYKVVNRAENVPVYTVQPEHKEGPTRTLHRDLLLPCGFLPVCSTEDPSISMPASQRKTRSQDGCHPDVPDAMQEDEDAEPYVPEVSIPSPTRFSVKVRKFESSPESITLQPISPLAQSDAEAPEHPVPLIQSTDLETASPSENEKSCLTTDSSLSHYEDKLPVEQIEAEELSEPHVAEPVKVHMEGEVPDEHLPEVQEPDAEGHLVVQSESSIGPASVSSPYNSIESETLPRRSDRQRQPPSRLTYPVLGQVRCRSLAQGVAGGILTIARIVWFHRPDWQAKISRIPKHKTYHLGTFFRPNWRISSSPH, from the exons ATGGATGAATTTCAAAAACTCGACGTAAAAATTCCCAACTCTGTTTTGGTTGAAGGCATTTCAGATGAAGATGGTAAAGAGGAagtatttgactttttgaaacaATATGGGAAGATAACAAAGACTGAAATCATTTCTGAAGCTGACTCTGAGTTTGAGGGCCAGTTTGTGGTTGAATTTAGCAGTGGTACAGCAGTAGCTGAATTGCGTTCCATTTTACCATATTCATTCAAATCATCTGAAAAGTCAGACACATTTTTCATCTCTGAATTAGCTGTTGTATATGCAGAACATGTTTCACAGAGTAAAActcattcttatttatttgagttACAGAAACTTGCAAAGCTTTCTGGCATGGATTTTGCAGAGGTGTTAAAATCCACGATGACTCAGATTGGACAATCAGTTGCTGAACTTCACTCAGCTGCTAAGATGGAGGATCCTGATGAGAAGTCTGAGGTtatggcagcagctgcagatccAACAATGAAGGAAGAGCCAACGTTGTCAACCGCCACTGATCCTACAGTTTCCAGACAGAGACTTGAGCAGCAACCTACCTCACGACAGAGACCTTCTCTTCATGATGATGACATCCAACCACCCGAAGTCCAGCGCTACGTGGTGGAACACATTATGAAAACTGAGGAAAGTGCTTACCATCTACAAAGGCTCCGAGTGTTTTCTGGACGGCTGCCTAGACCAGCACATGAAGCAGACTACGAGACCTGGCATTCAGGAGTGGATCTGCTACTAAAAGACCCATCAGTTTCTGAGCTGCAGCGATCAAGGAGGATCGTGGAGAGTTTACTTCCCCCAGCCGCTGATATGCTGAAGCATCTAAGTTCAGATACTCCACCTACTGTATATCTGAACATATTGGATTCGGCATATGGCACAGTGCAAGATGGAGAAGAACTCTTTGCAAAATTCATGGACACTTTCCAAGATGCAGGGGAGAAGCCATCTTCATACCTCCAGCGGCTGCAG GTTGAAGGTGCTGCTGGACAGTCTGTTCCGTATCTGGGGTACGTGGAGCTGGTCATCACATTCCCTGAAGACTTCATAGGAGTAAACACAGAGGTACCAACTCTCGCTCTTGTGGTCCCAGATACTAGTCCTGACAGGCCATCTAATGTACTTATTGGCATGAACACACTGGAGCCACTGTATGAACAACATCTTAGCAGTAACCATGTACAATTTCAATCCATGGCCCAAGGATATCGAGCGGTCCTGAAACTGCTACAGTTAAGGCACCAGCAAAATCAATTAGGAAATGCAGGGACTGTCAGGCTGTTAAGCACCACTCCAGTCCTTATTTCACCTGGACAAACCATTGTCTTGGAGGGTTCTGTTAAAAACGCCTCTCCATCTGCCAATAAGTGGGCCATTGTTGAACACCCTAGCTCGCCTTTACCAGGGGGTTTATGTGTTCAGAGTTGTCTAATTACACTGCCACAGCATCCACCATATAAAGTCCCAGTGATCATGAAGAATGAATCAGAGCAAGAGGTGTTCATATCACCATTAACCATTATTGCAGACATTGGGTCAGCACCTACTGTTTTGTCACAACAAATCACATCTCAAACCTCACAACGAACCATTTTGGAGTTTAATTTTGGAGACTCTCCTATTCCACCTGAGTGGAAGGAACATATTATCAACAAAATGAACAGCATGCCTGAAGTATTTTCTCATCATGATATGGATTTTGGCTGTACAGATGCAGTTAAACATACCATTAAACTTAATGATGAAACGCCTTTTAAACACAGAGCAAGGCCAATCCATCCCCAAGATCTGGAGGCAGTCCGTGAACATCTTAGAGACCTGTTTGGAGCTGGCATTATAAGAGAGTCTAAATCACCATTTTCCTCTCCAATAGTTGTGGTTCGGAAACGTAATGGTTCCGTCCGGCTATGCATAGATTACAGGAAACTGAATCTTCAAACTATCAAAGACGCATATGCCCTTCCTAATTTGGAAGAATCTTTTTGTGCTTTGACAGGGTCCAAATGGTTCACTGTGTTGGATTTAAAATCTGGCTATTATCAAATAGAGATGGCAGAAGAAGATAAGGCTAAAACAGCTTTTGTAACTCCCCTTGGATTTTGGGAGTGGAACAGGATGCCGCAAGGAATTACAAATGCACCTAGCACGTTTCAGCGGCTAATGGAGAGATGCATGGGAGATCTGCATCTTAAAGAGGTCCTTGTCTTCCtcgatgacatcatcatcttctCTGCCACTTTGGAAGAACATGAGGAACGGTTGCTGCGTGTGCTCTCCCGGTTGAAGCAGTTTGGACTAAAGCTCTCTCCAGAGAAAT CCAAGCTGGATGCTACAGGTCACCGGTGGTTAGCAGCACTGTCTACCTACTCATTCCAATTGCAGTACCGTGCTGGAAAACAGAATTTGGATGCTGATGCTCTGTCCCGACGCTCACATGAAGATATTTCTAGTGACCAGCACTGCCGAGAGAGGGAGCTCATTCAACATCTGACCAGTCAGTTGGGTAATGGTAAAAACACCCATGACATTTCCCCTGAAATTGTGGACGCCATCTGTCAGAGTTGTATAATCCGAACACAGAACCAAACTGAACTAAGTCGATCTGTCGCACTGGTTGAGTCTCTATCTGTCTCTGTTAACTCCATCCCTGATGGGTTCAGCAATGAAGAGTTGCATGGCTTGCCTCTAATCCCCTCTCTATCTCAGGTCGATCTCCAAGAACAACAACAAGCTGACCCTGCTATTCGTGAGGTCATTCATCAGCTGGAGACTGGGGAGAAGGTCCTTCCATCGGTTCGAGAGGAGCTATCTGACCTTCCTTTGCTCCTGAGAGAGTGGAACAGGTTAGAGTTGGTGGATGGAATCCTATATCGGAGAAGACATGATGGAGATAAACTTATCTACCAGTTAATCCTACCGCCCAAGTTACGACCAACTGTTTTAAAGAGCTTGCACCATGATATGGGGCATATGGGCATCGAAAGAACAATTGATCTGGTGCGCCAACGCTTCTTTTGGCCCAAAATGACATTAGAGGTGGAGACTTTTGTCAGAACCTGTGGTCGTTGCATAAGGCGTAAAGCTCAAATAGAAAGAGCAGCTccattaataaatattcaaacaagCCGACCACTTGAACTGCTATGTATGGACTTTTTAACCATTGAACCTGACAGTAGTAATACTAAAGACATTCTTGTTCTTACTGATCACTTCACCAAATTTGCAGTTGCCATTCCTACCCCCAACCAGAAGGCAAAGACGGTTGCAAAGTACCTCTGGAATGAATTTATGGTTTATTATGGAATTCCAGAGCGTATACATTCAGACCAGGGTACAGATTTCGAGTCCAAGCTCATTAAAGAGCTCTGTGAAGTTGTAGGCATGAAGAAAAGCCGTACTACCCCGTACCACCCACGAGGGAATCCAGTCGAGCGCTTCAACCGCACTCTGCTCAATATGCTTGGAACcctggaaatgaaacaaaagtcaaaatggCGAGAGTATGTCAAACCTTTAGTACATGCATATAACTGTACAAGAAATGTGGTAACAGGGTTCACACCTTATGAACTCATGTTTGGTCGTTGTCCTCGTCTTCCTGTGGATTTGGCTTTTGGTTTACCCGTCAGAGAACAATCATCCATCTCTCATTCAGAGTATGTTAAGAATCTGCAATCCAGCCTGAAAGAAAGCTACAAACTAGCTTCTGAGAATGCCCTCAAATCAGCTGCAAAAAACAAGACCCGTTTTGATCAGAAAATTACACCATGCAGTTTGGAGATAGGAGATCGAGTACTGGTTCGCAACATCCGTCTGAGGGGTAAGCACAAGCTGGCAGATAGATGGGAACCAGGGGTGTACAAAGTTGTTAACAGAGCTGAAAATGTACCAGTTTACACTGTACAACCTGAACACAAAGAGGGACCAACTCGTACTTTACATAGAGACCTGTTGCTTCCTTGTGGTTTCCTGCCAGTTTGCTCCACAGAAGACCCTTCCATCTCCATGCCTGCCTCACAACGAAAGACTCGCAGCCAGGATGGTTGCCATCCAGATGTTCCTGATGCGATGCAGGAGGATGAGGATGCTGAGCCATATGTGCCAGAAGTTTCCATCCCATCCCCAACCAGATTCAGTGTGAAGGTGAGAAAATTCGAGTCATCACCCGAATCCATTACTTTGCAGCCTATTTCACCTTTGGCTCAAAGTGATGCTGAAGCACCAGAGCATCCTGTACCTCTAATTCAGAGTACAGACCTTGAGACTGCTAgtccatctgaaaatgaaaaatcctGTTTAACAACTGATTCATCACTGTCTCACTATGAAGACAAGCTACCTGTGGAACAGATTGAGGCAGAGGAACTTTCTGAACCACATGTAGCTGAGCCTGTGAAAGTACACATGGAGGGAGAAGTACCTGACGAACACTTACCTGAAGTTCAAGAACCTGACGCTGAGGGTCATCTGGTCGTTCAATCTGAGTCATCTATAGGTCCTGCAAGTGTCAGCTCACCCTATAACTCAATTGAGTCTGAAACATTGCCCAGGCGATCAGATCGACAGCGTCAACCTCCTAGTCGTCTAACATATCCTGTGTTGG
- the pecr gene encoding peroxisomal trans-2-enoyl-CoA reductase isoform X12: MDEFQKLDVKIPNSVLVEGISDEDGKEEVFDFLKQYGKITKTEIISEADSEFEGQFVVEFSSGTAVAELRSILPYSFKSSEKSDTFFISELAVVYAEHVSQSKTHSYLFELQKLAKLSGMDFAEVLKSTMTQIGQSVAELHSAAKMEDPDEKSEVMAAAADPTMKEEPTLSTATDPTVSRQRLEQQPTSRQRPSLHDDDIQPPEVQRYVVEHIMKTEESAYHLQRLRVFSGRLPRPAHEADYETWHSGVDLLLKDPSVSELQRSRRIVESLLPPAADMLKHLSSDTPPTVYLNILDSAYGTVQDGEELFAKFMDTFQDAGEKPSSYLQRLQVEGAAGQSVPYLGYVELVITFPEDFIGVNTEPSWMLQVTGG; the protein is encoded by the exons ATGGATGAATTTCAAAAACTCGACGTAAAAATTCCCAACTCTGTTTTGGTTGAAGGCATTTCAGATGAAGATGGTAAAGAGGAagtatttgactttttgaaacaATATGGGAAGATAACAAAGACTGAAATCATTTCTGAAGCTGACTCTGAGTTTGAGGGCCAGTTTGTGGTTGAATTTAGCAGTGGTACAGCAGTAGCTGAATTGCGTTCCATTTTACCATATTCATTCAAATCATCTGAAAAGTCAGACACATTTTTCATCTCTGAATTAGCTGTTGTATATGCAGAACATGTTTCACAGAGTAAAActcattcttatttatttgagttACAGAAACTTGCAAAGCTTTCTGGCATGGATTTTGCAGAGGTGTTAAAATCCACGATGACTCAGATTGGACAATCAGTTGCTGAACTTCACTCAGCTGCTAAGATGGAGGATCCTGATGAGAAGTCTGAGGTtatggcagcagctgcagatccAACAATGAAGGAAGAGCCAACGTTGTCAACCGCCACTGATCCTACAGTTTCCAGACAGAGACTTGAGCAGCAACCTACCTCACGACAGAGACCTTCTCTTCATGATGATGACATCCAACCACCCGAAGTCCAGCGCTACGTGGTGGAACACATTATGAAAACTGAGGAAAGTGCTTACCATCTACAAAGGCTCCGAGTGTTTTCTGGACGGCTGCCTAGACCAGCACATGAAGCAGACTACGAGACCTGGCATTCAGGAGTGGATCTGCTACTAAAAGACCCATCAGTTTCTGAGCTGCAGCGATCAAGGAGGATCGTGGAGAGTTTACTTCCCCCAGCCGCTGATATGCTGAAGCATCTAAGTTCAGATACTCCACCTACTGTATATCTGAACATATTGGATTCGGCATATGGCACAGTGCAAGATGGAGAAGAACTCTTTGCAAAATTCATGGACACTTTCCAAGATGCAGGGGAGAAGCCATCTTCATACCTCCAGCGGCTGCAG GTTGAAGGTGCTGCTGGACAGTCTGTTCCGTATCTGGGGTACGTGGAGCTGGTCATCACATTCCCTGAAGACTTCATAGGAGTAAACACAGAG CCAAGCTGGATGCTACAGGTCACCGGTGGTTAG
- the pecr gene encoding peroxisomal trans-2-enoyl-CoA reductase isoform X10, whose translation MDEFQKLDVKIPNSVLVEGISDEDGKEEVFDFLKQYGKITKTEIISEADSEFEGQFVVEFSSGTAVAELRSILPYSFKSSEKSDTFFISELAVVYAEHVSQSKTHSYLFELQKLAKLSGMDFAEVLKSTMTQIGQSVAELHSAAKMEDPDEKSEVMAAAADPTMKEEPTLSTATDPTVSRQRLEQQPTSRQRPSLHDDDIQPPEVQRYVVEHIMKTEESAYHLQRLRVFSGRLPRPAHEADYETWHSGVDLLLKDPSVSELQRSRRIVESLLPPAADMLKHLSSDTPPTVYLNILDSAYGTVQDGEELFAKFMDTFQDAGEKPSSYLQRLQVEGAAGQSVPYLGYVELVITFPEDFIGVNTEVPTLALVVPDTSPDRPSNVLIGMNTLEPLYEQHLSSNHVQFQSMAQGYRAVLKLLQLRHQQNQLGNAGTVRLLSTTPVLISPGQTIVLEGSVKNASPSANKWAIVEHPSSPLPGGLCVQSCLITLPQHPPYKVPVIMKNESEQEVFISPLTIIADIGSAPTVLSQQITSQTSQRTILEFNFGDSPIPPEWKEHIINKMNSMPEVFSHHDMDFGCTDAVKHTIKLNDETPFKHRARPIHPQDLEAVREHLRDLFGAGIIRESKSPFSSPIVVVRKRNGSVRLCIDYRKLNLQTIKDAYALPNLEESFCALTGSKWFTVLDLKSGYYQIEMAEEDKAKTAFVTPLGFWEWNRMPQGITNAPSTFQRLMERCMGDLHLKEVLVFLDDIIIFSATLEEHEERLLRVLSRLKQFGLKLSPEKSLQN comes from the exons ATGGATGAATTTCAAAAACTCGACGTAAAAATTCCCAACTCTGTTTTGGTTGAAGGCATTTCAGATGAAGATGGTAAAGAGGAagtatttgactttttgaaacaATATGGGAAGATAACAAAGACTGAAATCATTTCTGAAGCTGACTCTGAGTTTGAGGGCCAGTTTGTGGTTGAATTTAGCAGTGGTACAGCAGTAGCTGAATTGCGTTCCATTTTACCATATTCATTCAAATCATCTGAAAAGTCAGACACATTTTTCATCTCTGAATTAGCTGTTGTATATGCAGAACATGTTTCACAGAGTAAAActcattcttatttatttgagttACAGAAACTTGCAAAGCTTTCTGGCATGGATTTTGCAGAGGTGTTAAAATCCACGATGACTCAGATTGGACAATCAGTTGCTGAACTTCACTCAGCTGCTAAGATGGAGGATCCTGATGAGAAGTCTGAGGTtatggcagcagctgcagatccAACAATGAAGGAAGAGCCAACGTTGTCAACCGCCACTGATCCTACAGTTTCCAGACAGAGACTTGAGCAGCAACCTACCTCACGACAGAGACCTTCTCTTCATGATGATGACATCCAACCACCCGAAGTCCAGCGCTACGTGGTGGAACACATTATGAAAACTGAGGAAAGTGCTTACCATCTACAAAGGCTCCGAGTGTTTTCTGGACGGCTGCCTAGACCAGCACATGAAGCAGACTACGAGACCTGGCATTCAGGAGTGGATCTGCTACTAAAAGACCCATCAGTTTCTGAGCTGCAGCGATCAAGGAGGATCGTGGAGAGTTTACTTCCCCCAGCCGCTGATATGCTGAAGCATCTAAGTTCAGATACTCCACCTACTGTATATCTGAACATATTGGATTCGGCATATGGCACAGTGCAAGATGGAGAAGAACTCTTTGCAAAATTCATGGACACTTTCCAAGATGCAGGGGAGAAGCCATCTTCATACCTCCAGCGGCTGCAG GTTGAAGGTGCTGCTGGACAGTCTGTTCCGTATCTGGGGTACGTGGAGCTGGTCATCACATTCCCTGAAGACTTCATAGGAGTAAACACAGAGGTACCAACTCTCGCTCTTGTGGTCCCAGATACTAGTCCTGACAGGCCATCTAATGTACTTATTGGCATGAACACACTGGAGCCACTGTATGAACAACATCTTAGCAGTAACCATGTACAATTTCAATCCATGGCCCAAGGATATCGAGCGGTCCTGAAACTGCTACAGTTAAGGCACCAGCAAAATCAATTAGGAAATGCAGGGACTGTCAGGCTGTTAAGCACCACTCCAGTCCTTATTTCACCTGGACAAACCATTGTCTTGGAGGGTTCTGTTAAAAACGCCTCTCCATCTGCCAATAAGTGGGCCATTGTTGAACACCCTAGCTCGCCTTTACCAGGGGGTTTATGTGTTCAGAGTTGTCTAATTACACTGCCACAGCATCCACCATATAAAGTCCCAGTGATCATGAAGAATGAATCAGAGCAAGAGGTGTTCATATCACCATTAACCATTATTGCAGACATTGGGTCAGCACCTACTGTTTTGTCACAACAAATCACATCTCAAACCTCACAACGAACCATTTTGGAGTTTAATTTTGGAGACTCTCCTATTCCACCTGAGTGGAAGGAACATATTATCAACAAAATGAACAGCATGCCTGAAGTATTTTCTCATCATGATATGGATTTTGGCTGTACAGATGCAGTTAAACATACCATTAAACTTAATGATGAAACGCCTTTTAAACACAGAGCAAGGCCAATCCATCCCCAAGATCTGGAGGCAGTCCGTGAACATCTTAGAGACCTGTTTGGAGCTGGCATTATAAGAGAGTCTAAATCACCATTTTCCTCTCCAATAGTTGTGGTTCGGAAACGTAATGGTTCCGTCCGGCTATGCATAGATTACAGGAAACTGAATCTTCAAACTATCAAAGACGCATATGCCCTTCCTAATTTGGAAGAATCTTTTTGTGCTTTGACAGGGTCCAAATGGTTCACTGTGTTGGATTTAAAATCTGGCTATTATCAAATAGAGATGGCAGAAGAAGATAAGGCTAAAACAGCTTTTGTAACTCCCCTTGGATTTTGGGAGTGGAACAGGATGCCGCAAGGAATTACAAATGCACCTAGCACGTTTCAGCGGCTAATGGAGAGATGCATGGGAGATCTGCATCTTAAAGAGGTCCTTGTCTTCCtcgatgacatcatcatcttctCTGCCACTTTGGAAGAACATGAGGAACGGTTGCTGCGTGTGCTCTCCCGGTTGAAGCAGTTTGGACTAAAGCTCTCTCCAGAGAAAT CCCTGCAAAACTGA